A window of Pseudomonas alcaliphila JAB1 genomic DNA:
GGGCTGTCGGCCAGGGCATGGAGACGGAAGCTGCGCGCGTACGCGGCAGGGGCGCTGCCGTCCCAGCTGGTGCCGTCCTGCAGGATGGAGCTGCGCATCTCGCCCGGCACGGCAATTCCCAGCGCCGTAGCGGCTTCGCGGTACAGGGCCAGTTGCTGCACCTGGCGGGCCACGCCCAGGTAGTCGGGGTCTTTGCGTAACAGGCCCCAACGGCGGAATTGGGTCATGAACCACATAGCATCGGACAGGTAGGGCTGGTTGACCAGGCCGCCGGCATGAAAGCGCAGCGGGTGCTCGTCCTGCCAGGCATGGCCGAGGCCGTCCTGATACTGGCCGAGAAAACGTGGGGTGATCGCCGAGACCGGCGCGTTGACGTATTCGCTGCCGCTGAGCAGCAGGGCGGTGCTGCGCTTGTTTTCCTCGTTGTCATCGATGAAGCGTGCGGCGTCGAGCACCGCCATGATCAGCGCACGGGCGGTATTGGGGTTCTGTTCGGCGAAGGCGCGGGTGCAGCCCAGCACCTTTTCTGGGTGATCCGGCCAGATTGCCTGGATGGTGGTGACGGTACAGCCGAGTTGTTCATCGACGGCCTTGGCGGTCCAGGGTTCACCGACGCAGAAGCCGTCGATGCGCTTGGCCTCGAGGTGTTCGATCATCTGCGGCGGTGGCACCACCACGCTGTCCACGTCGCGCAGCGGATGGATGCCCTGGCTGGCCAGCCAGTAGTAAAGCCACATGGCATGGGTGCCGGTGGGGAAGGTCTGGGCGAAGGTCAGTCGCGCTTTATTTTGGTGCACATGCTGGTGCAGTGCTTCACCACTGGTCACGCCGGCGCTTTGCAGCGTGTGCGACAGGTTGATGCTCTGGCCGTTCTGGTTCAGCCCCATGAGCACCGCCATGTCGGTTGCCGCGGCGCCACCGAGGCCGAGCTGCACGCCGTAGATCAAACCGTACAGGCTGTGGGCGGCGTCCAGCTCGCCGCTGAGCAGGCGGTCGCGCAGGCCGGCCCAGGAGGCCTGGCGCTGCAGTTTGAGGCTCAGCCCGTATTTTTCGGCAAAGCCCTGGGTGGCCGCGACTATCACCGAGGCGGAATCGCTCAGGGCCATGAAACCGATGTTCAGCACGCTCTTTTCCGGTGCATCGCTGCCGCCGACCCAGGCCAGGGCGTCGCCGCGAGGGATATGCTGTTCGCTCATGTCACTTCCTTCATCCACGCATTAGGTTCCGAGCCGCCGGCTGAGGTTTGCAGGGCTGTGCGGGTGGCCCACAAAAAAGGCGTCGTACCGATCACCGCCGTAAAGGGCCGAGTTCGGATACGACGCCGTTGTCGTTCGGGCCTTGTCCGTCGTCGGAGAGGCTTACTGCACGTAGAGAAAGCAAGGCATATGCCAGTGCGCAGAGTATGCGCTGTTGGATGAGGCGTTCAGCGTTCCAGCATCTGCTTCACGCTGCTTTGCGGTATCTGCTGCTTGCGGCCCTCGCTATCTGTGAATTCGAGCATGCCTGTGTCCTTGTCCAGTTCCGGCTTGCCGTCGCTGGTGAGCATCTGGCCATCGGTAGTGGTGATGATGTACTCGCTGCTGCAACCGGCCAGGCCGAACAGACACAGGACGGCGATGATCCATGGCTTCATGACGTGCTCCTGAATGATTATCTGGGGGCTCCCACTTCAGAAGGTAGACGTTGGCGCACTGGCTGCAAGCCGGGTGCGGCAAAAGGCCCGTGTGTGCGTGCATAAAAAAGCCCCGCACTAGGCGGGGCTCCTTCATAACGCTTGGATCAGGCCTGAACGACCGGGATCTTGGCGCTGGCCGCCGCTTCGCGGAAGTCGGCGATCTGGTCGAAGCTCAGGTAGCGGTAGATGTCGCCAGCCATGCTGTCGATATCCTTGGCGTAGACCATGTACTCCTCGACGGTCGGCAGCTTGCCGAGAATCGAAGCGACCGCTGCCAGTTCGGCAGAGGCCAGGTACACGTTGGCGCCATCGCCCAGACGGTTCGGGAAGTTACGGGTGGAGGTCGATACCACGGTGGAGTTGGCAGCGACGCGAGCCTGGTTACCCATGCACAGCGAGCAGCCCGGCATCTCCATACGTGCACCGGCCTTGCCGTAGATACCGTAGTAGCCTTCTTCGGTCAGCTGGTGAGCATCCATCTTGGTCGGCGGCGACAGCCACAGACGGGTCGGGATACCGCCCTTGACCTTGTCCAGCAGCTTACCGGCAGCGCGGAAGTGACCAATGTTGGTCATGCACGAACCGATGAACACTTCGTCGATCTTGTCGCCGGCCACGGTGGACAGCAGACGGGCGTCGTCCGGGTCGTTCGGGGCGCACAGTACCGGCTCGTTGAGCTGGCTCAGGTCGATCTCGATGACTTCGGCGTACTCGGCGTCCTTGTCGGCTTCCAGCAGTACCGGGTTGGCCAGCCAGGCTTCCATCGCCTGAGCACGACGCTCCAGGGTACGGGCATCACCGTAGCCTTCGCTGATCATCCAGCGCAGCAAGGTGATGTTGGACTGCAGGTATTCGGCGATGGCCGCTTCCGGCAGTTTGATGGTGCAACCGGCAGCCGAACGCTCGGCGGAGGCGTCGGACAGCTCGAACGCCTGCTCGACGGTCAGATTGTCCAGGCCTTCGATCTCGAGGATGCGGCCGGAGAAGATGTTCTTCTTGCCTTTCTTCTCGACGGTCAGCAGGCCCTTCTGGATGGCGTAGTAGGGGATGGCATGGACCAGGTCACGCAGGGTGATACCCGGTTGCATCTTGCCCTTGAAGCGCACCAGCACGGATTCCGGCATGTCCAGCGGCATCACGCCGGTGGCGGCAGCGAAGGCGACCAGGCCGGAGCCGGCCGGGAAGCTGATGCCGATCGGGAAACGGGTGTGCGAGTCGCCACCGGTGCCGACGGTGTCCGGCAGCAGCATGCGGTTCAGCCAGCTGTGGATGATGCCGTCGCCCGGACGCAGGGACACGCCGCCACGGGTGCGGATGAAATCCGGCAGGGTGTGGTGGGTGGTGACGTCGATCGGCTTCGGATAGGCCGCGGTGTGGCAGAAGGACTGCATCACCAGATCAGCCGAGAAGCCCAGGCACGCCAGGTCTTTCAGCTCGTCACGGGTCATCGGGCCAGTGGTGTCCTGGGAGCCGACTGTAGTCATCTTCGGTTCGCAGTAAGTGCCCGGACGCACGCCTTCGACGCCGCAGGCCTTGCCGACCATTTTTTGCGCCAGGGTGAAACCCTTGGTGCTGGCGGCAGGCTGGTCCGGCTTCTTGAACAGCTCGGAAGCGCCCAGGCCCAGTTCGGCACGCGCCTTCTCGGTCAGGCCACGGCCGACGATCAGCGGGATACGGCCGCCAGCGCGGACTTCGTCGAGCAGCACCGGGGTTTTCAGTTCGAAGGTGGTGATGACGTCGTCGGTGCCGTGCTTGCAGACTTTGCCGGCGTACGGGTAGACATCGATCACATCGCCCATGTTGATGTTCGATACGTCGAACTCGATCGGCAGGGCGCCGGCATCTTCCATGGTGTTGTAGAAGATCGGGGCGATCTTGGTGCCGAAG
This region includes:
- a CDS encoding CmpA/NrtA family ABC transporter substrate-binding protein, which gives rise to MSEQHIPRGDALAWVGGSDAPEKSVLNIGFMALSDSASVIVAATQGFAEKYGLSLKLQRQASWAGLRDRLLSGELDAAHSLYGLIYGVQLGLGGAAATDMAVLMGLNQNGQSINLSHTLQSAGVTSGEALHQHVHQNKARLTFAQTFPTGTHAMWLYYWLASQGIHPLRDVDSVVVPPPQMIEHLEAKRIDGFCVGEPWTAKAVDEQLGCTVTTIQAIWPDHPEKVLGCTRAFAEQNPNTARALIMAVLDAARFIDDNEENKRSTALLLSGSEYVNAPVSAITPRFLGQYQDGLGHAWQDEHPLRFHAGGLVNQPYLSDAMWFMTQFRRWGLLRKDPDYLGVARQVQQLALYREAATALGIAVPGEMRSSILQDGTSWDGSAPAAYARSFRLHALADSPAVAL
- a CDS encoding YgdI/YgdR family lipoprotein, whose amino-acid sequence is MKPWIIAVLCLFGLAGCSSEYIITTTDGQMLTSDGKPELDKDTGMLEFTDSEGRKQQIPQSSVKQMLER
- the acnB gene encoding bifunctional aconitate hydratase 2/2-methylisocitrate dehydratase; the protein is MLEAYRKHVAERAAQGIVPQPLNAEQTAGLVELLKNPPAGEEEFLVDLITNRVPPGVDEAAYVKAGFLSAVAKGEATSPLISKQRAVELLGTMQGGYNIATMVELLDDAALGTVAAEQLKHTLLMFDAFHDVAEKAKAGNANAKAVLQSWADGEWFTNKPAIAEKYSLAVFKVPGETNTDDLSPAPDAWSRPDIPLHALAMLKMARDGIVPEQQGAIGPLKQIEEIKAKGFPVAYVGDVVGTGSSRKSATNSVLWFFGDDIPYVPNKRAGGFCFGTKIAPIFYNTMEDAGALPIEFDVSNINMGDVIDVYPYAGKVCKHGTDDVITTFELKTPVLLDEVRAGGRIPLIVGRGLTEKARAELGLGASELFKKPDQPAASTKGFTLAQKMVGKACGVEGVRPGTYCEPKMTTVGSQDTTGPMTRDELKDLACLGFSADLVMQSFCHTAAYPKPIDVTTHHTLPDFIRTRGGVSLRPGDGIIHSWLNRMLLPDTVGTGGDSHTRFPIGISFPAGSGLVAFAAATGVMPLDMPESVLVRFKGKMQPGITLRDLVHAIPYYAIQKGLLTVEKKGKKNIFSGRILEIEGLDNLTVEQAFELSDASAERSAAGCTIKLPEAAIAEYLQSNITLLRWMISEGYGDARTLERRAQAMEAWLANPVLLEADKDAEYAEVIEIDLSQLNEPVLCAPNDPDDARLLSTVAGDKIDEVFIGSCMTNIGHFRAAGKLLDKVKGGIPTRLWLSPPTKMDAHQLTEEGYYGIYGKAGARMEMPGCSLCMGNQARVAANSTVVSTSTRNFPNRLGDGANVYLASAELAAVASILGKLPTVEEYMVYAKDIDSMAGDIYRYLSFDQIADFREAAASAKIPVVQA